The Bacteroidota bacterium sequence ACCACCGAAGTCTCCGGATTATCACCCATACGGCAGGTGCCCAGCAGGTGCGCGCCGACAGTTTGCGGTACAATGTCTGGCGCCCATACTTTGCTTGCGCCGGCAGCCTCAAACACCTCTTTTGCGCGATCGATCATGAACTGCATAGCCGCTAAATCATCAGGGTGGTCTTTGTAGGTGATACGTAGCGCCGGCCTGCCCCATTTGTCTTTTGCTTCCGGGTCGAGTGTGACGTTGTTGGTGTCGAGCGGAAGCGAAGTTGTGTGCCCCATGATGGTCATGGTTCGGACATAATCGTGCGCTAGTGCGTCTTTGAACCCTTGTCCCCATGTGGGCGTATCGGGCGACATGCCGCCGGGAACGAGGCCGGCTGCTGACAGGATTGGAGAAGAAGGGAAAAAGCGCGCATCGAGTCCGCCGCCGCCATAAAAACCACGCTTTGGGTCGGTATCGTAAAAATCGATCAACATCCGCGTCGACTGGATGCTTTTGTATTCATTCAGCGGTTGCTCAAACACACCGTTGCAAATGGGGGCTCCGTTGAACATCAGGTTTTTGCCCACCATGCCACTGCTATTCGAAAGGCCATCGGGGTGCTGCGCGTTGGCTGACAAAAACAGCAGCCGCGGCGTCTCTGCACCGTTGGCGCTTACAATGACAGCTTTGGTTTTCTGCGCGTGCTCAACCCCTGCGTTATCGACATAAACAATTTGTTGAACCCGGTTCTGGTTGTTGGTGTCGATTCGCATGACCGTGCTTTCAGCGCGGAGTTCACATTTGCCGGTTGCGAGGGCAACGGGAATGGCGGCTGCGAGCGACGACGACTTTGCCCCCATCTCACAGCCCATCCCCCAGCAGTATCCGCAATGGGTACAGGCCGCGCGACCGTTGTGGGCTTTCGACAAAATGGCTACTGGCGATGGCTGGGGACTCCATCCCAATGCGCGTGCGCCTCTTTCGAACAATACACCCGAAGACTTTACGGGCATGGGTGGCAGTGGGTAAGGTCTGGATCGGGGTGGGTCAAATGGTCCGGGTACACCAGAGACACCAATCTCCCAATCTACCCGGGTGTAATACGGCTCGAGTTCAGCGTAAGTAAGCGGCCAATCGGCGAAGTTGGTGCCGGCTATTGGGCCAAGTACCGACCGTTCGATAAAGTCAATTTCGTGGAATCGCCAGTAGTTTGCTGCGAAAAAATTGGAACTGCCGCCGACAAGCCGGCCATAAATTGCTGGCGGGAATCCGCT is a genomic window containing:
- a CDS encoding GMC family oxidoreductase, producing MPTYANSEEVDFVIVGSGAAGGVLAMELSRAGFKVIIMEQGPFVDHADFMDHDDFAQFISLKYWGGASGEHPQTFRASSDEEAQVSGFPPAIYGRLVGGSSNFFAANYWRFHEIDFIERSVLGPIAGTNFADWPLTYAELEPYYTRVDWEIGVSGVPGPFDPPRSRPYPLPPMPVKSSGVLFERGARALGWSPQPSPVAILSKAHNGRAACTHCGYCWGMGCEMGAKSSSLAAAIPVALATGKCELRAESTVMRIDTNNQNRVQQIVYVDNAGVEHAQKTKAVIVSANGAETPRLLFLSANAQHPDGLSNSSGMVGKNLMFNGAPICNGVFEQPLNEYKSIQSTRMLIDFYDTDPKRGFYGGGGLDARFFPSSPILSAAGLVPGGMSPDTPTWGQGFKDALAHDYVRTMTIMGHTTSLPLDTNNVTLDPEAKDKWGRPALRITYKDHPDDLAAMQFMIDRAKEVFEAAGASKVWAPDIVPQTVGAHLLGTCRMGDNPETSVVDKHHRSHEVSNLFICDGSSLVTSGRGQPTMTIQALAFRAAEHIAGFAQRGEI